aattaatccttatacattagatcaaagagtaaactcatcttttttattaaaaattgacGTGGCTAATGAAATAACTACTACGTATAaggattaatttactttttttttattagatGAGAGAAAATGTTATCCGACTTCTAATATAGCaacatctttaaaaaaaaaaaaaaactttaaatttataaGTTACTCAAATTCAGCTCCAAATACATTAAAAAAGCACAAGCAATCCTATTACTGTAACTGTTTAAACCATACCAATGAACAGATACATGTTCAAGTTCCTTAAGCAAAATGAAAATTATAACCCTAACTGATGCCCACACTGTATCTGTATACTTGCCTTCTCCATATATCCCTAAACAACGGCTACTTTGATACTATGATTATCTgtttattcaaattaaatttgcttttcccttttttaatccaTATTTTCTCATTTGAACACATCAAATGGATCCAAGTTGTTATCGAAAGGAGCCTGCTGCGATGATGATCCAGCGGCACCACCTGGAGGAGCACCATGGTTGTATCCACCCATGATGGCTCGGGCGGCGGCGGAGGTGGCGTCCGTCATCCCTTCCTGAAACCCCGCATTGAAAGGCGCGACGCCGTGAGGGGGCATCATCATTGGCCCATATGCATTCCCGCGCTTCAAAAAGGTGTCCCCGCGCAGTGAAGTCCTCTCGTTTTCGGATTGCCTGTACCGGGTCAAGTAAACGGTGAGGGGCTCCATGTAGTCGTCAAAGCCTAGTTTTCCCATGGCACAAAGGATGTCCTCGGCGGTGACGGTCTTGCGTTGCTCGCTTTGGCAGCGTTCGTTGGCTTCCCCGGTGATGAAACTGATGAACTCCGAAACGCATTCTTGGATGGTTTCTTTGGCTTCGTCTGAGATTTTGGCATGGGGTGGTAGGATGCGGCGCATGATGCGGATCACGTTGGCTATTGGCATGTACTGATCCTGTTCGCGCAACACCGGGCCCGGTGGAGGCATGGTGCTGACGGCATTGGTGTTGCTGGTGTTGGAGATGTTGCCGGCGTTGCTGACATTGTCAGTGATGTTGAAGATGTTGCCGGCATTGCTGACACTGTCGGTGATGTTGAAGATGTTGTTAACGTTGTTAATGGAGTCCGATGAATCACCATGTTGAATGATACCCAAACctggaaaaaaatataaaattgcactttaacccctaaaattatttaaaatttaaagattaacCTAAAATAAGTAAGAACTACAAGATGGTTAGTGCCATTAACACACAAATAAATTTAAGtcctaaaaaaaaaataataataataataaaatcttcTTCCATTAAAGCATtcaaaagaaagagagaaaaaatcCAAAAGATAAAAATCATAAGTAAATGCTACCTCCGTGTCAGAGGGATTCTATATACACGTGTAAAATCCTAAGTGGCTTATTCCAGACGTTAAATGGGTCCCACTTTTAGAGAAAGGGGCCCATGAGGTACTAAAAAAGGGCCCCACCTATCACTGTTTAGATTCTTTGTTGGGAGTCTTAAAAGTCAAACCCTTTTTCTCCTTCTCACTCTACAGGCTTTGACTTTTCTTTTTCCCTAAAcaatacataaataaaaatatacaatgtATTTGGTTTAGTGATTTTTAGTTTAAATCtaaaaaggaaaaatgaaaaaaaaaataaagaataaagaacatTTTCTTCCTACTTTATTGATTGAATTGATTTTAAATCCGTACAGATAAATTTTTGACTTTTTAACAATTTaactcaaataaattattaattttaattcaattaatttgatTGGTAGATCTATTTTTTTATATCTGAAGAATATTGTTTAAAATGATTGGTTAAACACATATGGTATTAATTGAAAGAAAAAAGTGTTTAAAGAGACTAAACTAGAAAACAATTGAAAGCAAAacaagattttaaaaaaaaaggaaaaagaaacttcttaaattaattcataattaaaaattctttgtttataatatttatagtgatttattttaattaaataaaagagatATAAAAGTgtatttgtttttaattattatattagttatttaatattttttcatcCACTAACACTAAAATTCAAAGAAATCAAACTTTTTACCACATGGACCTAACAAATATTTATAAATACGTGTAGATGTGTGGAAATCAAATATTTAAAACACAAAGGCGTGTtttaaaataacatacaataaataataaaaatataattttatcgaATTAATTTGTAATATAAACTCAatcaacaacattattaatatatacaaatatatatatatttgaaacacAAAAGACAAAGGTGAAGAATGAAGCAAGCGTTACTATATGAACAGAGGAAATTCAAGATGAAGTCAAAAAGATGGTCTAAATATATTGCTTTTAAGCTTAAACCCCGTCGAGAAACAATCAATggtgaaaatttattttttttcaaaaaaggacttaaaaaagggaaaattttgatataatacataaaaaagaAAGGAGATTTGCGATGAACAACAtgcaaaagggaaaaaaaaaaaaccaagtcaataaaaaaataaaaggaaagaacTGTTGATGCATGCAAtaaaccttaatcattttgagGATAAATCTGtgtattttttataataaaaaaaagagcaaaaaatgggtattatatgtatatgaaacataaaaataaaataaaaaatatatctaGTTGAAGGGTGCTTTACCAGAATTTGATTTTGCAAGCTTGGGAAAACGACTGAACTCATCACCACGTTCCATGATTTTTAAGGGTTTGGGTGTTGAAAGCTTAGTTTGTGTGTCCTTGGAATGGGAATTTGACCATTTTTATAGTGGCCAGCACAGTCCATTTGGCAAACCGGCGTTTTAAACGAGGAACTTACTATTGCCGGTCACACCAACTCTCTCATTGGACACTGCCCTTCCCCCTCACCGGTATTTACAGGTGGTGGCCCCTCTAAAAcgctttttcttttttgttttaaataaaataataataattttataattatgagATGCAAATTTTCATTTACTGTAGTTTAACAAAAGTGCTATTTTtggtattattaatttttaattattttaaaattttaattatcccGCTTAAAATGTTATgttgtaaaatttataaaaaaattatatatttataatgagTTTCATTAATTATAGGATTTTTTTaactattataattataaatacaaGTTCAAGTTACCATAAAGTAGAATCAAATTATTACAGCAAAAACGAACTAAGAACTGTTATAATCTTAGCCTAAAGCCAGCAAACCAGGATTAATTGGACAAAAATCCCAtacataatattattttttaaaagactaatattatttctgtttatttttattatttataagggGACCACAAggttaattttccctttttctaggAGGAGGGCAAGGTCGTTACGCGACCCCTTAAATTCGTCCCTGGTTGATAGGATAACGTGATGATATGTATCCAGTTAACGTATTGGACAATATAAAGTAATACAGGACAATCTAACTCACCACTCTCCCTATAAGGCAATGATAacaataaaatttaaagaaaattgattaaaaacctataatttcttttgttttttaacCCATCATGGTATAAGACTAGAAAAAACCGTTTATTGAGTTAAGATTTAACCTTGGTTTGGTTACGTCTTCAAATAAGTTTCAATAAAAAGTCGCAGTCTTAGTAAGGAAGAATTATGCACGCTAAAACTCAAACTTTGCCTTTTGAGTGTTCATCTAATCAATCATTCTTAAATTATGCAATGTTaactataaaatctaaaaaataggcGTTAAAAAAATCTACAACTTCGTTTACATTTTAATTCAGTGTCGTCTAAGATCATAGAAAAAATGCTTACAAGTTAAGATTTAACTTTAGTTTAAGAAAACatgcttaaaatttaaaaaaaaatattaataaatttaatagaatATCAATCGATACATGTTTTATTAGACCATATAGGGAGTAGGGGATGAGGTAACATGGTTTGAACCCGTGCTAAATGAATGTTTGACAAGAGTTTTAACCATTATTTCATACTAATAGAGACACAAAATACCCTTATTAAATTATGCATAAAATATAAATTCATTAATAATAAGTCTTTTTTTTTGTAGAAAAAAGACCGCACAAAGCAATTGCATCAAACCCTCAAGCTAAACATGCATGGAAGCGTTACAATTAGCCAACAATAAATTAACCACAGAGGATGATGGCTCTTCAAACCATTGTAAAACTGCGAGCCCACTTACAGTACATTTTTTCCATATGATTAGCCATTTTATTCAGAGATCTCAGAATGTGAAGAATCCTTACTTTTTAATTCCTGCTTAGAAGTTGACGCACTAAGCGTAACTCCACCAATCTACTATCTATATGCCATCCACCTAAAAGCAACTCAACCAGAAGTGCattatcacatttcaattcaatctgCCTGAACCCTATGTCCCACACAATGCGCAAACCTTCTAACATGGCACGAGTTTCAATCCTAAAGATAGATTCTTTGCTAATCCTTATTGAATAGCCACCCAACCAATTTGCATTAGAGTCTCTAAACACACCCCTGATAGAAGTAGTAGTGTTACCTGAAACCAAAGCCCCATCAATATTAAGTTTAATTCAATCATTCTCTGGAGAATTCCAATGCCTCAATGAGACCATAAGAAAAACTCATTGCCCAATTAAAACCATTATTCATAATATCATTTACACAATTATGGCCATTAGTAAAAACAAAGAGATTGCGCGCCAATTCACCTCCATACTACTGCAACTGTCTGTATCGTGCAAGTTCCATAATAACCATTCATTAAGAGGCAATGAGAAAAACATAATTTGAGCATGAATTGACACCATTGCAAGCCACACCGATCTCGAGAAAAGGCACTCCTGAATCGTATGGAGACCAATTTTCAACACATTACCACATCTAGGACAGTGGCTGTCACTGGACATGTGTCTCGTCACTTGCTCTCTATTTGTCAACAGCCTATTCTGCCACAGCAATCAGATGAAAACCCGAACCCTCTAAGGTGCtttcatgtaacatcccgaaatagggcctaaacggaacagtggttgcgaaaccacaaatccgaggtagaatgtaacggcctaattttcagtggtgtcaaaaatggtgatttgagatcactaaatcggacaaataagattgaacaagatagtaacttaatatttatgagtcaagtaagaatttataagaatttgtgaaatggtgaaattagtgaattaaaataatttattaggtcgacGGGTCAAAaagcgaggtatcgagacctcgaatttgaaaatcgagctataaatatttttataaatatttatgaagtgtcattgagttagtattaaagtttcgttagaaaattttgatgtttggatagctaattaattaaaaggactaagcgaaaatagctcaaaatttgttaaattgtgagtaaatagcttaagtatttaaaaagatggatttaaagagcaattagacccaaaggttaatggctggacggtttgggtatgaaataagcaagaaaacaatgtgaacaagggacaaaattggaattagcataaaagttaatagttaaaaaaatgatgtaattgaaaatctagacatttcttcatctttctcagccgaaacgccgtagcaggtctcctatcctggttttcatatttttgcaccatgtaagttcaattttactatttcttagtaattttatgttttgtgacttttacaattaggtccaatcatctaattcattagtttttgatttggtgggtgaaattggaagttaccctggctgagtaagggtagtttatgatgaattattatgaaattgaagttctaatttcatattaaggttgttttattaagtcattttgatagaaaatggtattttggacctaattgtgagcaaaattgtgaattagatgttggtgttgaaattcagaatatcaaaggctgtgaaatagtttataatgataaaataaaagtgttaatttagaaaaattagttcaattgatgggtgaattgagcaggactaaattgtaaaaagctgtaaattttggggtaaaagtgcaatttcaaattttgaacagcataaattgtgaagtgaaatagaaatcaaataaatgctaatgagtagaaatattttatattatagatcaagaatccaaagaagaacgaggaaaagaaaaagtaaaggactaaattgtaaggtttagtcacattttgtatcaaggtaagtttacagtaaataaatgcaatattcttttattttacattattattgtcaatttcagcatttatatattatgttatgaaaatatttaaagtcgaatttaaggtgaagtgacagaggaaaagtgttagaaagccggttgaatcctaggaatgttaggatattagggttgacagatgtaatgaaatgagccatgtaagtccatattagaaatatggctttggagacaggattgagccatgtaagtccatattatatatggcattggagacaggaataattcatgtaagtccatgtcaaagacatggcattggcgagatattgatagacagagcgaccctagtatccttagtattccgagtggttcaacgggtcaggatacgagttaaattacagtgaattaacagcaaaggaaaagtagattatacttatgaaaagaaaaggtcgggtaagaaagaaggtaagggaataaagaagaagatagaaattgagaagtaaagaaatttatgatgttagatgatattatgcataattatccattatgttgaatgttgtgatttatttgcttgtaagcttactaagcctagtgcttaatctctttattttcttcttcttatagtacttatctagtcactcggggatcgaaggaaatgtcggaggccgatcacactatcaaagaaataactcggtataactagacgttttgttttgggtatggcatgtatagaaacttagctacttttggtataatatgaataatgaatgatgtgtaaatacttgctagtgattagctaagaaaatagctgatgatatacatgtttattaatatgtatgattgaatgatgattatcacatgaaaattatgaaaaatgtgaaagtaacctaaaaacagattcaagtaacagaaatgatgtaactttgaaaatcactaaaattgtagaaacatagtttgaagatgaataatatatgaaattaaagctgattatgtatattttcttatggaataagcaaaacaggtaaaagtattatattttatgatatatctaagttttagtgaaacaggttcagagcgatttctggatcccctgtttcaactttggaaattcaccataaattgtacaaaactaattagaaggtataatttatatggttagaatgcttgttgaatctagttttgatagaaacaaacgacttagtcatatgaattttgtacaggaagaaaaatggttcgtagtaagaagaggttagtgcagtcgagttttgaaacaggggaaactttaactaataaactgtactaattggctaagtcaaaaattctagaaaaaaattagtagatatatatatgagtctagtttcatgaaaaatttacggatcttaattttgagttttgaaactcgagaaatgaatttttaagtaaccatgacgcagaaaaatagtttaatctaaaaattaaaataagtgatttagagttgtttaaaaggtaagataagtttagtaacacctcaagcttgactccggtgatggtttcgggcgtgggggcgttacatttcacCTTCTAAATCAACCTCCAAATATTAGCAAGCACAATATTGTCCCCCTGATACATCTTTCTAAACGTTTCCGCTATGGAAAGAACATCTCTCTTCATCCATTTCCAAGCTAACCGATCCTGACCTATATCACTGAATGGGGCACAATAGATGCTATTTGTGTAACAATATTAACTGGTAATAGTGAAAATAAACAAGACTAGTCCGAACAACCATTTTCGTTTATCAAATCATATGTTCTTAAAGTATTATCCGGCTGACTACAACCTATATAAAACACTCGAAAATGACCAATCCATCAAACCCAAACTTCATTCCAAAAGTTTACAAGCCGACCATCCCCAACAGACCAATATACATTAGTGATGAAATCAGACCAAACTCTCATCAAAGATCTTCAAATAAACGAACAATTACTCTTAGCAATAGAGACCAACAACACCCCGTGTATATTATACTTATTCCTCAAAACCTAACCCACAAGGCCTCTATCTTGTTAAACAGCTGGAAACCTAGCTTCAATAGAAAAATTCGATTCTAATCAACAAGGCTTCACAACCCTAGACCTCCATTATTTATTGGAAGACAACAAACCCCCAAGAGAAAAGAGTCACCTTCTTTGATTCGATACAAGTACCCCAAATAAAATTACAGGCAATCCTCTCAATCTCATTACACACCAAGATCGAAATGCGAACTGTACTCATAAAATAATTCAGAATAGCTAAGAGCACCGACTTGGCCAACATTTTTTTGCCTTCTAAAGATAGGTTCCTCAAATCTTAACCAGATAGCTTATTACGGAACTTATCAATCACAAAGTCAAAAGTACTCGGCATAACTTTGTCATGCATTAATGGTAACCCTAAATAAATACCGAGATCAATCATACGAATAAACCCCACAATATTACAAATAACATCAGCTAACTCGTCCAGTATATTAAGAGAGAAAAAAAACTGAAACTTACATTTATTCACCTTTTGACCAAAAAAGTGATAGAACCGATTAAGAATATCATTAAGAAGTATCGCTTGACCCATATCAGCCTTGCAATAAAGCATAAGATCATTGACAAAAAATAAATGGGATAAAGTCAACCCTCTCCTAGACAGAAATAACGGCGTCCAATTCCCATGATCAACTACATCACCAATTAGGTGCTTTATCTGTTCCATACAAAGGACAAACAAATATTGATTTGGTGCGCTAACCGCCAAAGTGAAAATttactatatatttatttttattatttataaaggGGCCGCAAggttaattttcctttttttggGAGTAACCCCTTAAATTTCCCCATGATTGATAGGATAACATGATGATATGTTTCCAGTTGGCATATTGGATACTATAAAGAAATACAGGACAATCTAACTCACCGCTCTCGTTTAAAGCAATGATAacaataaaatttaaagaaaatacattaaaaacctataatttcattattatggtGTAAGACTAGAAAAAATGTTTACTGAGTTAAGATTTAACCTTGGTTTGATTACGTCTTCAAATAGGTTTCAATAAAAAGTCGCAATCTTAATAAGGAAGAGTTATGCATGCTAAAACTCAAACTCTGCCTTTTGAATGTTCATCCAATCAACCATTCTTAAATTGCGCAATGTTAAGTATAAAATCTGAAAAATATGCGTTAAAAAATCTACAACTTTGTTTACACTGTGGTCTAAGATCATAAAAAAAATGcttaaaagttaagatttaatcgtaatttaataaaaaaatgcttacaatttttttaaaaaagattaataaatttaataaaatatcaatTAATACATGTTTTTAGACTATATAATAAGTAGGGATGGGAGTAACATGGTTTTAACCCATACTAAATGAATGCTTGACAAGAATTTAATCATCGTTTCATCTTGATCGAGACCCAAAAAGCCCTCATAAAATAATgcataaatttattttgatacattaaaacgtaacattacatatatttaattttctataTATAATGGTTAGAATTTCTTACATTATTTTTTtaatgattattgttgaaacctTTTTTTGAAAGGTCAACTTTTatttaaaacgaaaatggagtcACCACTAatcttttttatgaggtgtgatcgagtCACCGTGTGATTGATTGTTTTAATAAGCGTAAGcgatttaatttattaaaacaatgatttttagTCTACAAATTTCGagaaataggttcgggagtcggttacgcatgaggaaggattagcagcctcgtaacgcccaaaattggtacctaattgattaattgacGTCTTAATGCCAaaagttgaaaacttgaaaagaatttaaaatacaatccctctttgtattaatgttaattttacttaaaaaaacCGCTTGAGTAAATTGAAACAGTCGTTAGAGACCCTCTCATCTCAAGATAACAAAATGGCACATcacgtaagttaggacacgacacctTGAACCTttgagaataagcttgtctttatttttttttatttgaaatcttatgtattttaattttttcaacaaGAAAATTGAagccccgtaagttagggtacgattccACGAATCTCCCAAATatcaaatattgccttattttaaaaatttccttttgcttatttaggttaaaattaatataatattaaaacaaagtATGGATAAAATGTTATGCTAATGAATGATAACAATATAAATGCACTAATAAGTGATTAAGTAATACATATAATAGTGATAATCACATAATACATGTCACTTTAATACCAATATTAtcaatcaaagaaaaataaataacgaaataaataataacaatgataacaataataacaatgaCAAAACAATGCACAAAAGAAaaaccaattttaaaaataataaggacaaaggaataaataaataaataaataaatgcataaatgaatattaaggaaaatagtttataaaatattgaaaataaaggattaaattaaaatataaagtaaCTCACCACTTTCCGTATAAGGCATCTAACTCACTACTCTCCGTATAAGGTAATGATAacaataaaatttaaagaaaatgcATTAAAAACCTATAATTTCATTTGTTTTTTAACCCGTCATGGTATAAGACTAGAAAAAACCATTTACTAAGTTAAGATTTAAACCTGGTTTGGTTACGTCTTCAAATAAGTTTCAATAAAAAGTCGCAGTCTTAATAAGGAAGAATTATGCATGCTAAAACTCAAACTTTACCTTTTGAGTGTTCATCTAATCAATCATTCTTAAATTATGCAATGTTaactataaaatctaaaaaatatgtGTTAAAAAAATCTacaacttcatttacattttaattCAGTGTGGTCTAAGATCATAGAAAAAATGTTTATAAGTTAAGATTTAACTTTAGTTTAAGAAAACATGcttacaatttttaaaaaaaatattaataaatttaatagaatATCAATCAATATATGTCTTATTAGACCACATAGGGAGTAGAGGATGGGGTAACATGGTTTGAACCCGTGCTAAATGAATATTTGACAAAAGTTTTAACCATTATTTCATACTAATAGAGACACAAAATACCCTCATAAAATTATGCATAAAATATAAATTCATTAATAATAAGTCTTTGTTTTGTAGAAAAAAGACTGCACAAAGCAATTACATCAAACCCTCAAGCTAAATATGCATGGAAGCGTTACACTCAGCCAACAATAAATTAACCACAGAGATATCAGAATGTGAAGAATCCTTACTTTCCAATTCCTGCTTAGAAGTTGATGCACTAAGCGTAACTCTACCAATCTATATGCCATCCAGCTAAAAGCAATTCAACTAGAAATGCattatcacatttcaattcaatctgCCTGAACCCCATGTCCCACACAATGCGCAGACCTTCTAACATTGCACGAGTTTCAATCCTAAAGATAGATTCTTTGCCAATCCTTATTGAATAGCCACCCAACCAATTTGCATTAGACTCCCTAAACACACCCCTGATAGAAGCAGTAGTGTTACCGCTAAAGCCCCATCAATATTAAGTTTAACTCAATCATTCTCTGGAGGACTCCAATGCCTCAATGAGACCATAAGATTAGGTTCTAGGATCTTTAAGAGTAATGTTGAAAAAATCCTTGCCTAAGTAAAATCATTATTCATAATATCATTTACACAATTATGGCcattaaaaaaaacaaagagaTTGCGATTCTTCCAAAGCAACCAACATAGAATGGAAGATAGAGTTTGCCAATTCACCTTCATACTACTGCAACTATCTTTATCGTGCAAGTTCCATAATAACTATTCATTAAGAGGCAATGAGAAAAACGTAATTTGAGCATGAATCGACACCATTGCAAGCCACACCGATCTCGAGAAAAGGCACTCCTGAATCGTATAGAATCCACATTACCACATCTAAGACAGTGATCGTCACTGGACATGTGTCTCATCACTTGCTCCCCATTCGTCAACAGCCTATTTTTCCACAGCAATCAAATGACAACTCAAACCCTTTAAGGTGCTTTCACCTTCCAAGTCAACCTCCAAATATTAGCAAGCACAATACTGTCTCCCTGATACATCTTTCTTAATGTTTCCATTATGGAAAGAATGTCTCTCTTCATCCATTTCCAAGCTAACCAATCCTGACCTGTATCACTGAAAGAGGCACAATAGATGCTATTTGTTTAACAATATTAACCGGTAATAGTGAGAATAGACAAGACTAGTCCGAACAACCATTTCTATTTATCAAATTATATGCTCTTAAAGTATCATCCGACTAATCGCGACCTGTATAAAACCCTCGAAAAGAACCAATCCATCAAACCCAAATGTCATTCCAAAAGTTTACAAGCCGACCATCCCCAACAGACCAATATACATTAGTGATGAAATCAGACCAAACTCTCATCAAAGATCTTCAAATAAGTGAACAATTACTCTTAGAATAGAGACCAACAACACCTCGTTTATATTATACTTATTCCTCAAAACTTAATCCACAGTGCCTCTATATTGGTAAGCAGCTGGAAACCTAGCTTCAATAGAAAATTTTGATTCTAATTAGCAAGGCTTCACAACCTATACCTCTATTATCTATTGGACAATAACAAGCCCCCAAGAGAAAAGAGTCACCTTCTTTGATTCGATACAAGTACCCCAAATAAAATTACAGGCAATCCTCTCAACCTCATTACACACCGAGATTGAAATATGAATCGTACTCATAAAATAATTCAGTACAGCTAAGAGCACGACTTGGCCAACATTTTTCTTCCTTCTAAAGATAGGTTCCTCAAATCTTAACCAGATAGCTTATTACGGAACTTATCAATCACAAAGTCAAAAGTACTCAGCATAACTTTGTTATGTATTAATGGTAACCCTAAATAAATACCAAGATCAATCATACGAATAAACCCCATAATATTACAAATAACATCAGCTAACTCGTCCAGTATAttaagagagagaaaaaaaatctgAAACTTGCATTTATTCATCTTTTGACCAAAAAAGTGATAGAACCTATTAAGAATATCATTAAGAAGTATCACTTGACCCATATCAGCCTTGCAAGAAAGCATAAGATCATCGACAAAAAATAAATGGAATAAAGTCAGCCCTCTCCTAGACAGAAATAATGGCATCCAATTCCCATGATTAACTGCATCACCGTTAGGTTCTTTATCCGTTCCATACAAAGGACAAACAAATATCGATTTGGTGCGCTAAGTGCCAAAGTGAAAATTtactatatatttatttctattatttataAGGGGGCCACAAGGTTAATTTTCCTTTTCTGGGGGGGGTAACCTTTTAAATTTGCCCATGGTTGATAGGATAACATGATGATATGTTTCCAATTAGC
Above is a genomic segment from Gossypium arboreum isolate Shixiya-1 chromosome 8, ASM2569848v2, whole genome shotgun sequence containing:
- the LOC108469265 gene encoding nuclear transcription factor Y subunit B-9-like; amino-acid sequence: MERGDEFSRFPKLAKSNSGLGIIQHGDSSDSINNVNNIFNITDSVSNAGNIFNITDNVSNAGNISNTSNTNAVSTMPPPGPVLREQDQYMPIANVIRIMRRILPPHAKISDEAKETIQECVSEFISFITGEANERCQSEQRKTVTAEDILCAMGKLGFDDYMEPLTVYLTRYRQSENERTSLRGDTFLKRGNAYGPMMMPPHGVAPFNAGFQEGMTDATSAAARAIMGGYNHGAPPGGAAGSSSQQAPFDNNLDPFDVFK